The sequence below is a genomic window from Chloroflexota bacterium.
ACCGCGAGCAGCCCGGCGAAGAACCCGACGATGGCGCCCACACCCCCCTCGATGTAATTGTTGCGAACGAGGCGCGTTCGACGGTACGTGACAAGCAGGACGAGAAAGAGGACGATTGTGATCAATAGCGTGACGATGAAATAGGTGACCGGCAGGCCTCGATCGGCCGAGACGCCTGCCCACGGACCGGTGAGCCGGCTGAGCGGCCTGGAGATCGTGTTTCCACCGATGGCTCCGATCAGAATCGACGCGATCAAAAACAGCTCTTTGACAACACCTGAGCGCATTCCGAACAGAATCGCTGAGATCCAGATGAGAATGAAAAGGAAGTCCAGCGCAGTCATGGCGCCCAGGAATTCGATCATCGTCCCCTCCGATGGCATACCGGACGTTGCCGCCAGCGAACACGGATATTACATCTATCGGAGGCCCCGAAACCGCGAATCGTCATGTACATTCGGCCACTATCGGCCGCGAATGCGCGCGCCGAGATCATTGGCCAGGTGCGATTCGATCGCGTCGACCGCGGCGTTTACGTCTGCGTCTTCGAGGGTCCGGTCGGGCGCTCGAAAGGTGAGGCGGTAGGCGAGGCTCACCGTGCCGTCCGGGATGCCGGTCCCGCGATAGACGTCGAAGAGCGCGGCCCGCTCGAGCAGGGGGCCTGCGCTCCGTTCAATCGTCGCGAGTACGCGCGCATGCTCGATCGCTTCTGGCACGATCAGGGCGAGATCGCGAGATACGGCCGGGTACCGTGGGAGCCCCCGCACTTCGATCTCCTCGCGAGCCATGGCAAGAACGGGCCCCAGGTCGATCTCGGCCGCGTTGAGCCGCAATCCACGAAGCTCGAATCGCTCCGCGACGATCGGATGGACTTCGGCGACGACGCCCACCGGCTCGGCCTTGCCCCCAATCTGGATCGAGCCGGCGCGACCGGGGTGGACCCAGGGCGCATCCGACCCGGGGACGACGTGGATGGGCACGTTCAGCGCGCTCATCGCGGCCTCGATGGCGGCCTTGATATCGAAGAAGTCGAATTCCGACGGGTTGGCGTTCCAGTCGGCGGGATCTCGACGTCCCGCCATTGCGATGGCGAGTCGGCGCTCCTCGCGCGGAAGTGGGGCCAGGGGGGGAAGATAGACGCGAGCGATCTCGAAGATCGCAACGCGCGTTTGGTACCGCAAATTGGACGCCACGGTGGACAAGAGGCTTGGAAGCAGCGACGTGCGAAGCCGGCTCCGATCGATGCTCTGGGGATTCGCCACCGGAATCGCATCCGGATCAGGCGGCCCTTCCGGGAACGAGGACGCTGCATCGAGCCGACTCTGGGCATAGGGATCGACGAGGGAGTAGGTGATGACCTCCTGGAGGCCCGCCGCGGCCACCGCGGAGCGGAGGACGCTCTCCCAACGGAGCGTTGGATCCTCGTGCGTGGGCGGCAGCGCGCCGGATGGCAGCACGACGGGAATGACGTCGTAGCCGACGACGCGGGCCACTTCCTCCGAGATGTCCGCCTTGCCCTCGACATCGCGCCGCCAGGTCGGCGGCGTGGCCACGAATTCGTCGCCGTCCCGGCGGACCGCGAACCCCAGCCGGCTCAGCACGGACTCGATTTGAGCGCCCGGATATGCGTGACCGATGAGGTTCTGAACGTCTCGGGCGCTAAAGCGGATGGGCTCCGGGGGCGGAACGTGCGCGTCCACGTCAACCAACGCACCTTCCAGGGTGGCCTCCGCCAGCTCCGCCAACATTTCGGCGGCGCGACGCGAGGCGAGGGGCGGCAATTCCGGGTCGAGCCCCTTGTCGAATCGCTTGGACGCCTCGGTTTGGAGGTGAATGGTTCGCGAGGTTCGTCGGATCGAGGCGGCGCTAAAGGTCGCCGACTCGAGAACCACTCGCGTCGTCGAACCGGTGATTTCGCTCTCGCCGCCGCCCATGATGCCGGCGAGCGCGACCGGCGCCGCCGAGTCGGCGATGACGAGCATGTCGGGCGAGAGCTCGCGTTCGACGCCATCGATGGTGGTGATGCGCTCGCCAACTCGGGCGGGCCGCACGCGGATCGTCAAGTCGCGGAGGCGGTCAGCGTCGAAGGTATGAAGCGGCTGCCCCAGCTCCAGCATCACGTAGTTACTGACGTCCACGACGTTGCTGATCGGGCGAACGCCGCAGAGATGGAGTCGCCGCTGGAGCCATGGTGGGGAGGGCGCGACGTGGACGTTGGTCAGCAGCTGACCTGTGTACCGTGGGCACAGGGCTCGATCGTCGACGAACACCCGGAGGGGCGAATCGCTCCCGGAGCTCCCGTCGCGTTTCTCTCGCCCCTGCCAGGGCAGCCTGACCGTTGCGCCGGTGATGGCGCCGATCTCGCGCGCGATGCCGACGATTCCGAAGCAGTCGGGCCGGTTCGGAGTCAGCTCGACGTCGAAGACTTCATCGCCCAGGTACGCGGCCAGATCCATGCCGATGGGGGCATCGGGCTCGAGCACGTAGATGTGCTCGTCGTCGTCGGAGATGCCCAGTTCCGCCCCGGCGCACAACATCCCCTCAGAGGTGATCCCGCGAAAGCGCCGAGCTTCGATCACCCGCCGCTCATCGAGCTGCCCGCCAGCTCGAATGACTGGTACGACGTCCCCAGCACGAAGATTCTGGGCTGCCGTGACGAGGGTGAGGGTGGTCTCTCCGATGTCGACCCGTGCGACGAACAGATTGTCCGCCCCGCTGTGGCGAGCGATGTCGACGACGCGACCGATGACGATTCGTCGCCACTGCGCGCCGACGGAGTGGATGTTCCCGACCTCAGTGCCGGCCATGGTCAGGCGATGCGCGATCTCCGCGGCAGGCGCGTCGATCTCGACGAACTCACGGAGCCAGCGAAGCGGCGCTCTCATGGAAACTGCTGCAGGAAGCGGAGATCATTGCCGTAAAAGAGCCGAATGTCGTCCACAGCGTGCTTGATCATTGTGATCCGCTCGGGGCCCATGCCAAACGCGAAGCCATTGACGCGCTCAGGGTCATACCCGACGTTGCGCAGGACATTGGGGTGCACCATGCCTGCGCCGAGCATCTCGATCCACCCGCTGGATTTGCACACGCGGCAGCCCTGGCCGCGACAGATCGGACACTGGACGCTCATGTCGACCCCCGGCTCGACAAAGGGGAAGTAGTCGCAGCGAAATCGCGTCTGGATCTCTGGCCAGAACATGCGTTGAGCGAAGGCCACCAGCACGCCCTTGAGGTCGGCCATTGTGAGTCCGATGTCCACGGCCAGCCCCTCCACCTGAGAGAACATCCACTCGTGAGACGCGTCCTGCGCCTCGTATCGATAGCAGCGTCCGGGAACGAGAATTCGAATGGGAGGCTGCGTCCGCTCCATGACCCGCGCCTGGTTGGGGGACGTGTGCGTCCTGAGGAGCACGGAGGGAGGATCGATGTAAAAGGTGTCGAACATGTCCCGCGCGGGATGCTCGTGCGGGATATTGAGCGCCTCAAAGTTGTACCAGTCCAGCTCAACCTCGGGCCCTTCGGTGACCTGGAACCCCATGTCACGAAAGATCTCGATGATTCGCCGCAGCGTTTGGGTGATGGGGTGGAGTCGCCCTGTGTGCAAACGTCGGCCGGGCAGCGTCACGTCGATGCGCTCCGCTTCGAGTTGGCGCCGCAGCTTTCGCTCGCGGATCTCGGCCACACGAGTGTCGAACGCGCTCTCGATCTCTCGCTTGGATGCGTTCGCGGCCTGGCCCGCGGCCGGTCGCTCCTCGGGCGGGAGCTGGCCGAGGGATTTCATGTGCTCGGCCAACGCACCACGACGGCCGAGGTACGCTGTGTGCCACGCCTCGAGCTGGGCGTCGTCCTCGGTCTCTCGCAGCTCCTCGAGGGCGCGCCTGGTGAGCTGCCGCAGATTGTCATCGAAGGTTGTCACGACCGCTCCTCGTGATTGGTCCACGAAAAACGCCCCCGTCTCGGAGACAGAGGCGTCTATCGCCGCCGTGGATCGGACTGGTCGTGAAGTCAGACCGACGCTTTGGCGCTCTCGATCAGGGCGGCAAATTCAGCCCGATTGTTCACGGCAAGCTCGGCGAGCATCTTCCGGTTGATCTCGATCCCGTGGCTCGCGAGCGCTGCCATGAATCGACTGTAGGAAAGCCCATGCTCGCGCGCGGCGGCGTTGATCCTGGTAATCCAAAGCCGGTGAAAATCGCGCTTGCGGTTTCGCCGGTCCCGGTACTGGTACGCGAGCGCGTGCAGGAGCGATTCTTTCGCAGTCTTGATCAACCGGTGGCGCGAGCCAGCGTGTCCCGCCGTCTGGCGCAAGACCTTTCGATGCCGCCTACGAGCAGTAACTCCTCTCTTAACGCGGGTCATCGTTCTCCCTTGAAATGTCTCTTAGAGAAGGAAATGGCGTCGCGGACGGCTATTTTGCGTACGGAACCAACTGGCGAATGCGCGATACGTCGACGCGCGCGACCGCGTGCATCTCATCGTATTCCCGGGCCGATCGCTTCGAGCGATTTCTGCGCAGGTGGCTCTTGCCGCAGCGCGTGCGCATCAACTTTCCGGAGCCGGTCACCTGCATACGGCGCGCGGTCGCCTTGTGCGTCTTGAGTTTGGGCATACATCACCTCGGCGCGTGATTGTAGCACGGCTGTTGCGCGGTCGGCCAAAATAACGCCCCTACCGGATCAGCATCGCATCGCCAAAGCTGTAGAAGCGGTAGCGTTCCGCGACCGCTTCTCGGTATGCGGACAGGATGCGCTCTCGGCCGGCGAACGCAGAGACGAGGAGCAGGAGCGAGCTCTTGGGCAGATGGAAGTTCGTGAGCATCACGTCAACGGAGCGGAACCGGTACCCGGGCGTAATGAACAGGTCTGCCCAGCCCTGGCACGGGCGCAGGTCTCCTGATGCCGCGGCATGCTCGAGAGCGCGGACCGTCGTCGTGCCCACCGCCACCACCCGCCCGCCCTCGCGCCGCGCACGGTCCACCAGCTCTACCGTATCGGCCGGGACGTCGATCCACTCCGTGTGGATGTGGTGCTGGCGCAGGTCCTCGACCGCGATCGGCTTAAACGTGTCCAGGCCGATGTGCAGGGTGATCATCGCCCAA
It includes:
- the rpmI gene encoding 50S ribosomal protein L35, whose amino-acid sequence is MPKLKTHKATARRMQVTGSGKLMRTRCGKSHLRRNRSKRSAREYDEMHAVARVDVSRIRQLVPYAK
- the rplT gene encoding 50S ribosomal protein L20 yields the protein MTRVKRGVTARRRHRKVLRQTAGHAGSRHRLIKTAKESLLHALAYQYRDRRNRKRDFHRLWITRINAAAREHGLSYSRFMAALASHGIEINRKMLAELAVNNRAEFAALIESAKASV
- the pheS gene encoding phenylalanine--tRNA ligase subunit alpha, encoding MTTFDDNLRQLTRRALEELRETEDDAQLEAWHTAYLGRRGALAEHMKSLGQLPPEERPAAGQAANASKREIESAFDTRVAEIRERKLRRQLEAERIDVTLPGRRLHTGRLHPITQTLRRIIEIFRDMGFQVTEGPEVELDWYNFEALNIPHEHPARDMFDTFYIDPPSVLLRTHTSPNQARVMERTQPPIRILVPGRCYRYEAQDASHEWMFSQVEGLAVDIGLTMADLKGVLVAFAQRMFWPEIQTRFRCDYFPFVEPGVDMSVQCPICRGQGCRVCKSSGWIEMLGAGMVHPNVLRNVGYDPERVNGFAFGMGPERITMIKHAVDDIRLFYGNDLRFLQQFP
- the pheT gene encoding phenylalanine--tRNA ligase subunit beta, which encodes MRAPLRWLREFVEIDAPAAEIAHRLTMAGTEVGNIHSVGAQWRRIVIGRVVDIARHSGADNLFVARVDIGETTLTLVTAAQNLRAGDVVPVIRAGGQLDERRVIEARRFRGITSEGMLCAGAELGISDDDEHIYVLEPDAPIGMDLAAYLGDEVFDVELTPNRPDCFGIVGIAREIGAITGATVRLPWQGREKRDGSSGSDSPLRVFVDDRALCPRYTGQLLTNVHVAPSPPWLQRRLHLCGVRPISNVVDVSNYVMLELGQPLHTFDADRLRDLTIRVRPARVGERITTIDGVERELSPDMLVIADSAAPVALAGIMGGGESEITGSTTRVVLESATFSAASIRRTSRTIHLQTEASKRFDKGLDPELPPLASRRAAEMLAELAEATLEGALVDVDAHVPPPEPIRFSARDVQNLIGHAYPGAQIESVLSRLGFAVRRDGDEFVATPPTWRRDVEGKADISEEVARVVGYDVIPVVLPSGALPPTHEDPTLRWESVLRSAVAAAGLQEVITYSLVDPYAQSRLDAASSFPEGPPDPDAIPVANPQSIDRSRLRTSLLPSLLSTVASNLRYQTRVAIFEIARVYLPPLAPLPREERRLAIAMAGRRDPADWNANPSEFDFFDIKAAIEAAMSALNVPIHVVPGSDAPWVHPGRAGSIQIGGKAEPVGVVAEVHPIVAERFELRGLRLNAAEIDLGPVLAMAREEIEVRGLPRYPAVSRDLALIVPEAIEHARVLATIERSAGPLLERAALFDVYRGTGIPDGTVSLAYRLTFRAPDRTLEDADVNAAVDAIESHLANDLGARIRGR
- a CDS encoding CvpA family protein, whose protein sequence is MIEFLGAMTALDFLFILIWISAILFGMRSGVVKELFLIASILIGAIGGNTISRPLSRLTGPWAGVSADRGLPVTYFIVTLLITIVLFLVLLVTYRRTRLVRNNYIEGGVGAIVGFFAGLLAVAQLTGMLLVATDQPWAYLDGARENVRLEIQTTPFIPLVAETFPGITGRVAEWMPVSTKDACERCL